The sequence below is a genomic window from Curtobacterium sp. MCPF17_002.
TGAGGGACGGCTCAGTGCCGGCAGGGAGTCGCCGCGAGCGGGACGGACGGCTCAGTGCGGGTCGGCGGGGTCGGCCTGGGCCAGCCCGACGCGGGTGAGCTCGGACCAGATGCCGGCACCGTCCGGGGCGTAGACCCACGGCGCGGACGACTCGCGGGAGCGTTCCTGCGCGCGCGAGCGGCCACCGGCCAGGACGGCCTCGCTCGTGGAGAGCTGCCGGATGGCGACGCCGGCGACGTTCTCGGGGTGCGCCCGCGCGAAGTCGCCGTACAGCGACTCGTCGTGCTGCCCGTCGTCGCCGACGAGCAGCCACTGCACGTCCGGGAAGTCCTTCGCGAGCCGCTCGAGGTTCTCCTGTTTGTGGAGCTGCCCGCTGCGGAAGAACCGGTCGTGCGTGGGACCCCAGTCGGTGAGGAGCAGGGTGCCGGACGGGTAGAGGTTCCGGCTGAGGAAGCGCTGCAGGGTCGGTGCGACGTTCCAGGCGCCGGTGGAGAGGTACACCGTCGGCGCGCCGGGGTGCTGGGCGAGCACGCGTTCGTAGAGCACCGACATGCCGGGGACGGGACGACGGCCGTGCTCGGTGAGGACGAACGAGTTCCACGCGGCGAGCATCGGGCGGGGGAGCGAGGTCACCATCACGGTGTCGTCGATGTCGGACAGCAGGCCGAAGCGGGTGTCCGGGTGCACGATGAAGACGTCCGCCTCGACGTCGCGCATGCCCCCGGCGGAGAGCTTGATGGTCTGCCAGCCGGGCTCGAGGTCGATCGGGACGATGGTGTCGACCACGCCGCCCCGGTCGGACTGCACCACGTGGGTGGTGCCGCCGGCCGTGATCGTGACCTCGGCGTCGTCGACGGCGACGCTCGTGAAGCTCTTCCACCCGCGCACGCCGTAGAACGAGGCGTCCGACGCCAGGCCGCGCCGGGTGAGCAGGACGCGGCAGAGGACGCGGATCCACCCGGGAGCGCCGTACCCGGTGTACGGGATCACGGTCGGCACGAGTCCGCGGCGTCGGGCCCGCTGTTCACGGAACTCCTGGACGGCGTCCTCGATGCGTGCGGCACGGTGGAGGATCGGCTCGGCCAACGACGGTTCATGGGGCGTCGGGTCGGGCATCTGCTCATCATTCCACGGTCGGCCCCGGGACACCTACGACCTCGCAGGTGCGTTGGGAGAGTCGCAGCGATATTCCAGCCGGTCTCTGCGACAGTTGGTCCGTCGCCCACCCACGAGACCGCGCCGACGGCGCAAGAGGAGAACACGTGCTCGTCACCGAGGTACCGAACGCACTACCGGGGGGATCATCACTGCTCAGGAACGAGCCGGTCCAAGCCCGTAGTTCGGCGCGCCTCTCGGGCCTCCTGGACGCCGCCGCCGCGGTGATCGACGAGATCGGGTTCGAGCGCCTGACCACCGCGATGGTCGCCGAGCGGGCCGTGGCCTCCATCGGCACCGTCTACCGCTACTTCCCGGACCGCATCGCCGTCGTCGAAGCACTCGCGATCCGCAGCACCCAGCGTCTCGCCGAGCGGTTCGTCAGCACCCTGGCGGAGAGCGACGCGGCGACCTGGCAGGACGCCTGCGACGCGCTGATCGACGTCACCGCGGAGATGTACCGCACCGAGCCGGGCTTCCGCGCGATCCGCTTCGGCGACGCGGCGGACACCGGCACCGGCGACTCCGAGGACCGCATGGCCGCGCTCGGGGGCACGGTCGCGCAGATCCTGCACGAACGGTTCGGCCTGCCGGCCGGTGAGCGGATGGCCCGGACCTGGGTCGTCCTCGCCGAGTCCGCGCACGCCGTCCTCGCCCGCGCCCACCGCGACCCGTCGCATCCGGACACCGCCCTGGTCGAGGAGTACCGGACGATGAGCCGGACCCACCTCGAAGCGGTGATCGCCGCCTCCTGACCCGCTGCCGCAGCAGCAGGACCAATCCGTCGACGCCCGCCCTCCGAACTGGAGGCGCGGGCGTCGTCGTCCGTGCGCGCCGCGGCCGGCGCGTGGCGGCTCCACTGCCCCGAACGGCATCCCGGGACACGTCACGGATCGTCACGGCCCGACCGATGTCCCACCGATGTCGCACCCGACGGGTACTCTCACTCGGAGTCGGGCTACCTCCGAACAGAAGGGCACCCATGATCGAGTTCCGCTCGGTACGCAAGACCTACCCGGACGGCACCAACGCGGTCGACGACTTCAGTCTCGTCATCCCGTCGCGGACCACGACGGTCTTCGTCGGGTCGAGCGGCTGCGGCAAGACCACGTTGCTCCGCATGATCAACCGGATGGTCGACCCGAGCGCGGGCGCCGTCGAGATCGACGGCGAAGACGTCTCCGGCGTCGACCCGGTGCAGCTCCGCCGCAGGATCGGCTACGTGATGCAGAACGCCGGGTTGCTCCCGCACCGCAAGGTCGCCGACAACATCGCGACCGTGCCGCTGCTGACCGGGGTCTCCAAGTCCGAGGCCCGTGTGCGCGCGCTCGAGCTGATGGACACCGTGGGCCTCGACCGTGCCTTCGCGGACCGGTACCCCTCGCAGCTCTCCGGCGGCCAGCAGCAGCGTGTCGGTGTCGCCCGCGGTCTCGCGGTGGACCCGAACATCCTCCTCATGGACGAGCCGTTCGGCGCCGTCGACCCGCTCGTGCGCAACGACCTGCAGGACGAGCTCATCCGGCTCCAGCGCGAGCTCGGCAAGACGGTCGTCTTCGTGACGCACGACATCGACGAGGCCTTCAAGCTCGGCGACCAGGTCGTCATCCTCAAGAAGGGCGGCGAGATCGCCCAGCTCGGCACGCCGGCGGAGATCCTCGCCGAGCCCGCCGACGACTTCGTCGCGAACTTCATCGGCGCCGGCCGTGGTCGTCGCGCCCTCCGGGTCGAGCAGACCCCCACCGGTCCGATCGTCGTCGACGGCGAGGGCCGCGCCGCCGGGGTGCTCACCGGGCCCGTCCAGGTGGTCGACGCGGCCGAGGCCGTGCCGCAGCAGCAGGTGGGCAACGCGTGAACTGGGTCCTCGGGAACCTCGACACGATCACCTCGAACCTGATCGCGCACGTCTGGCTGTCGATCCCGCCGATCGTGATCAGCTTCGTGCTCTCCGTCCCGATCGGCCTGCTCGTGTCCCGCCTCCGGAAGCGTCGCGGGGCCGCGCGGGCGACGGGTTCGACGATCGTCGTGGTCGCGAGCCTGCTGTACACGGTCCCGGCGCTGCCCCTCTTCCTCGTCCTGCCCGCGATCCTCGGCACCAGCTACCTCGACCCGGTGAACGTCGTCATCGCCATGACGATCTTCGGTGTCGCGCTGATGGCGCGCTCGTCCGCGGACGCCATCGACGCGGTGGACGCCGACGTCGTGAGCGCGTCCGAGGCTCTCGGCTACTCGCCGGCGCAGCGGTTCGCCCGCGTGGAGTTCCCGCTCGCCGGCCCGGTGCTGCTCGCCGGCATCCGGGTCGTGTCGGTGTCGACGGTCAGCCTCGTCACGGTGGGGGCCCTCATCGGCATCCCGAACCTCGGCTTCCTGCTGACCGACGGCCTCAAGCGCGGCATCAGCGCCGAGATCCTCACCGGCATCGTCCTGACGATCGTGCTCGCGCTCGTGTTCGACCTGCTCCTGGTCGCCATCGGCCGCCTCGTGATGCCCTGGACCCGGGGGAGCGGGCGCACCGCTCGTCGCTTCCGGCGGTCCGCAGCCGACGACGTCCGCACCGCGGAGGTGTCCGCATGAACCTCTTCGCACAGGGCATCGCCTGGATCTTCGACCCCGCGAACAACGTCGGCAGCAACGCCATCGGCGTCCGGCTGTGGGAGCACGTCTGGATCACGCTCCTCGCCGTCGCGATCGCGGTGGTCATCGCGGTGCCGCTGGGGCTCCTCATCGGGCACACCGGCAAGGGGCGGTCGATCGCGGTCGGCGTCTCCGGCGGGATCCGCGCCCTGCCGACACTCGGCGTGCTGACCCTGCTCGCGCTGGCGCTCGGCCTCGGGCTCGGCGCACCGCTCATCGCGCTCGTCGTCCTCGCGATCCCCTCGGTCCTCGCCGGGGCGTACTCCGGCGTCGAGGCCATCGACCGGGTGATCATCGACGCCGCGAAGGCGCAGGGCATGACGCCGTGGCAGATCCTCGTCAAGGTCGAGATCCCGCTCGCCCTGCCGCTCATCGTCGGTGGCATCCGTGCCGCGGTCCTGCAGGTCGTGGCCACCGCGACCCTCGTCGCCTACATCAACGCCGGAGGGCTCGGCGGCTACGCCTTCTCCGGCATCGCCAATCAGGACTACGCGGAGGTGCTCGGCGGTTCCATCGTGGTGATCGCCCTCGCCATCGCGTTCGAGATCGTCTTCGCCGCACTGCAGCGGCTCGCCGTCCCCGCGGGTGTCTCCGCCGGCTCGGCGCGCCAGTCGCGACGGAGCACCAGCAGCTCAGCACCCCGAGCATCAACCCCTGTGGAAGGAACCCACTCGTGATCACAGCAACCACCCGGCGCCTCGCCGCGACGATCGCCGTCGCGTCCGCTGCCGCCATCGCCCTGGCGGGCTGCTCCTCGAGCGACCCGCTCTCCTCCGGCTCCGGCAGCGGTGACTCGAAGACCATCGTGGTGGGTTCGCAGGCGTACCCGTCGAACGAGATCATCGCCGAGCTCTACGCCCAGGAACTCCAGCACGCGGGCTTCACCGTCAAGAAGCAGCTCAACATCGGCCAGCGCAAGGCCTACTGGCCCGAGGTCTCGAAGGGGAGCATCAACGTCTTCCCCGAGTACAACGGCAACCTGCTCAACTACCTGCTCCAGGCGGACGGCAAGGACACCACCACGGAGACCACGACGGCGGGCATCAACTCCGCCCTCAAGGACACCCTGCCGTCCGGCGTCAAGGCGCTCCCCTCGGCGGACGCGTCCGACGCCGACACCTACACGGTGACCCAGGCCACGGCCGACAAGTACGACCTCAAGTCGATCGCCGACCTGTCGAAGATCGGTGGCACGATCTCGATCGCCGCCAACCCGGAGTTCGCGACGGCCGCCTACGGTCCCAAGGGCCTCAAGGAGAAGTACGGCATCACCGGCGAGGTCAACCAGCAGAACGACTCGGGCGGTCCGCTGACGATCAAGGCCATCCAGGACGGTGACTCGCAGGTCGCGGACATCTACTCGGCCAGCGCCTCGATCAAGACCGACAAGCTCGTCACCCTCGAGGACCCGGAGCACCTGGTGCCGGCGAACAACGTCACGCCGATCGTGTCGAAGGGCCTCGACTCGAAGGCGGCGGACGCCATCGAGAAGGTGAACAAGCTCCTCACGACCGACGTGCTCATCGAGCTCAACCGTCAGAACTCGGTCGACGAGAAGTCGGCGGCCTCGGTCGCCAAGTCGTTCCTGCAGGACAACGACCTGCTGTAGCGAGCACGGCGGCGCACTGCCGCGATCAACCGCAGTAAAACGACAGGTGTCGGGCAATTGCCCGGCACCTGTCGTCGTTCGTGAAGCGGGCGTCCAGCACGTCCGTTCCGCACGGTTGTGCCGTGCACTGCTCCTGCACGTTCGTGCAGTCGAGAGTTCTACAACTTGTCGAAGAAGGTGTCCGCGCGGTAGCGTTGGGGTGTCCCAACGGCTGTGACACCAGAAGTTCCCCCTTCCACAGGAAGCAACTGACGTGCACCAACAGCGCGCGGCGACCCGGCAAGGACGCGCCGCATGAACGACATCCTCGATCCGCTCATCCTGTCGCGGTGGCAGTTCGGTCTGACGACGATCTACCACTTCCTCTTCGTCCCGCTGACGATCGGCATGGCCGTCGTCGTGGCCGTGTTCCAGACGGCCTGGTACCGGACGGGGCGGGCGCACTACCTCCAGCTGACCCGGTTCTTCGGGCGCATCTTCCTCATCAACTTCGCGATGGGCGTCGTGACCGGGATCGTGCAGGAGTTCCAGTTCGGCATGAACTGGTCGAACTACTCCCGCTTCGTCGGCGACGTGTTCGGCGCGCCGCTCGCGCTCGAGGGCATCCTCGCGTTCTTCTTCGAGGCGGCGTTCATCGGGTTGTGGATCTTCGGCTGGGACCGCCTGCCCAAGGGGGTCCACCTCGCCACGATCTGGTGCGTCAGCGCGGGCACGATCATGTCGGCGTACTTCATCCTCGCCGCGAACGCGTTCATGCAGCACCCGGTCGGCTACACGATCAACGAGGCGAAGGGCCGCGCGGAGCTCACGGACATCTGGGCCGTCCTGACGAACAAGGTCGCCCTGGCCGCGTTCCCGCACACCCTGTTCGCGTGCTTCATGGTCGCCGCGGCGATCATCATCTCGGTCGCGGCGT
It includes:
- a CDS encoding ABC transporter permease subunit, with translation MNWVLGNLDTITSNLIAHVWLSIPPIVISFVLSVPIGLLVSRLRKRRGAARATGSTIVVVASLLYTVPALPLFLVLPAILGTSYLDPVNVVIAMTIFGVALMARSSADAIDAVDADVVSASEALGYSPAQRFARVEFPLAGPVLLAGIRVVSVSTVSLVTVGALIGIPNLGFLLTDGLKRGISAEILTGIVLTIVLALVFDLLLVAIGRLVMPWTRGSGRTARRFRRSAADDVRTAEVSA
- a CDS encoding ABC transporter permease — protein: MNLFAQGIAWIFDPANNVGSNAIGVRLWEHVWITLLAVAIAVVIAVPLGLLIGHTGKGRSIAVGVSGGIRALPTLGVLTLLALALGLGLGAPLIALVVLAIPSVLAGAYSGVEAIDRVIIDAAKAQGMTPWQILVKVEIPLALPLIVGGIRAAVLQVVATATLVAYINAGGLGGYAFSGIANQDYAEVLGGSIVVIALAIAFEIVFAALQRLAVPAGVSAGSARQSRRSTSSSAPRASTPVEGTHS
- a CDS encoding ATP-binding cassette domain-containing protein is translated as MIEFRSVRKTYPDGTNAVDDFSLVIPSRTTTVFVGSSGCGKTTLLRMINRMVDPSAGAVEIDGEDVSGVDPVQLRRRIGYVMQNAGLLPHRKVADNIATVPLLTGVSKSEARVRALELMDTVGLDRAFADRYPSQLSGGQQQRVGVARGLAVDPNILLMDEPFGAVDPLVRNDLQDELIRLQRELGKTVVFVTHDIDEAFKLGDQVVILKKGGEIAQLGTPAEILAEPADDFVANFIGAGRGRRALRVEQTPTGPIVVDGEGRAAGVLTGPVQVVDAAEAVPQQQVGNA
- a CDS encoding TetR/AcrR family transcriptional regulator — encoded protein: MLVTEVPNALPGGSSLLRNEPVQARSSARLSGLLDAAAAVIDEIGFERLTTAMVAERAVASIGTVYRYFPDRIAVVEALAIRSTQRLAERFVSTLAESDAATWQDACDALIDVTAEMYRTEPGFRAIRFGDAADTGTGDSEDRMAALGGTVAQILHERFGLPAGERMARTWVVLAESAHAVLARAHRDPSHPDTALVEEYRTMSRTHLEAVIAAS
- a CDS encoding ABC transporter substrate-binding protein; this translates as MITATTRRLAATIAVASAAAIALAGCSSSDPLSSGSGSGDSKTIVVGSQAYPSNEIIAELYAQELQHAGFTVKKQLNIGQRKAYWPEVSKGSINVFPEYNGNLLNYLLQADGKDTTTETTTAGINSALKDTLPSGVKALPSADASDADTYTVTQATADKYDLKSIADLSKIGGTISIAANPEFATAAYGPKGLKEKYGITGEVNQQNDSGGPLTIKAIQDGDSQVADIYSASASIKTDKLVTLEDPEHLVPANNVTPIVSKGLDSKAADAIEKVNKLLTTDVLIELNRQNSVDEKSAASVAKSFLQDNDLL
- a CDS encoding phosphatase domain-containing protein, with product MPDPTPHEPSLAEPILHRAARIEDAVQEFREQRARRRGLVPTVIPYTGYGAPGWIRVLCRVLLTRRGLASDASFYGVRGWKSFTSVAVDDAEVTITAGGTTHVVQSDRGGVVDTIVPIDLEPGWQTIKLSAGGMRDVEADVFIVHPDTRFGLLSDIDDTVMVTSLPRPMLAAWNSFVLTEHGRRPVPGMSVLYERVLAQHPGAPTVYLSTGAWNVAPTLQRFLSRNLYPSGTLLLTDWGPTHDRFFRSGQLHKQENLERLAKDFPDVQWLLVGDDGQHDESLYGDFARAHPENVAGVAIRQLSTSEAVLAGGRSRAQERSRESSAPWVYAPDGAGIWSELTRVGLAQADPADPH